A part of Cygnus olor isolate bCygOlo1 unplaced genomic scaffold, bCygOlo1.pri.v2 scaffold_107_ctg1, whole genome shotgun sequence genomic DNA contains:
- the LOC121063212 gene encoding mucin-3B-like, whose protein sequence is MSNAIRCVTKCTANTPITLDCYHGQCHVTRAGPQCFCWDESLYWYTGTQCSGRISKVATGLGLVATVLLISCIVFVVLLVKRRKEWRRNASSSIGDSWYENDGGIWTSPDGFLFTNNGASAGGSLRSFTPSLDLVNTDMPMHIARPSLRPPP, encoded by the exons ATGAGCAACGCCATCCGCTGTGTCACCAAATGCACAGCCAACACGCCCATCACCCTCGACTGCTACCACGGCCAGTGCCATGTCACCCGCGCCGGGCCACAGTGCTT CTGCTGGGATGAATCGCTCTACTGGTACACGGGCACCCAGTGCTCCGGGCGCATCAGCAAGGTGGCCACCGGGCTGGGGTTGGTGGCCACAGTGCTGCTCATCTCCTGCATTGTCTTTGTTGTGCTGCTggtgaagaggaggaaggagtggaGAAG GAACGCTTCGTCCTCCATTGGGGACAGCTGGTACGAGAACGATGGCGGCATCTGGACCTCACCCGACGGCTTCCTCTTCACCAACAATGGCGCCAGCGCAG GCGGCAGTCTACGGAGCTTCACGCCCTCACTGGACCTTGTGAACACTGACATGCCG atgcATATCGCCAGACCCTCGCTGAGACCCCCGCCATGA
- the MUC22 gene encoding mucin-22, with product MTSTVASTTSSETSTASSTTPGTSTGLTSTPVSSTVASTTSPETSTAFTSTPGTSTGLTSTPGTSTAASTTSAETSTASSTTAGTSTGLTSTPGTSTSASTTSSETSTASSSTPVTSTGVTSSPVTSAPASTTSAETSTISSTIQATSTGLTSTAGTSTVASTTSDETSTASTTTSGTSTGLTSTPLTSTVASTTSSETSTASSTSPGTSTGLTSTPLTSTVASTTSAETSTASTTTSGTSTGLTSTPGTSTAASATSAETSMAYSTTPGTSSGLTSTPVTTTTAATTSPETSTASSTSPGTSTGLTSTHMTSTVASTTTQETSMASSTSPGTSTVLTSTALTSTTASTTSSETSTASSTTPGTSTGLTSTPLTSTSASTTSSEASTASSTSPGTSTGLTTTPMTSTVASTTSSETSTASSTTPGTSTGLTSTPVSSTVASTTSPETSTAFTSTPGTSTGLTSTPGTSTAASTTSAETSTASSTTAGTSTGLTSTPGTSTVASTTSSETSTASSSTPVTSTGVTSSPVTSAPASTTSAETSTVSSTTQPTSMGLTSTLGTSTAASTTSDETSTASTTTSGTSTGLTSTPGTSTAASTTSAETSTASSTTAGTSTGLTSTPGTSTAASTTSSETSTASSSTPVTSTGVTSSPVTSAPASTTSAETSTISSTIQATSTGLTSTAGTSTVASTTSAETSTASTTTSGTSTGLTSTPLTSTVASTTSSETSTASSTSPGLTSTPRTSTAASTTSAETSTAYSTTPGTSSGLTTTPVTTTTAATTSPETSTVSSTSPGTSTVLTSTHMTSTVASTTSSETSTASSSTPGTSTVLTSTLGTSTVASTMTQETSTASSTSPGTSTVLTSTPLTSTTASTTSSETSTASSSTPGTSTGLTSTPLTSTSASTTSSEASTASSTSPGTSTGLTTTPMTSTVASTTSSETSTASSTTPGTSTGLTSTPVSSTVASTTSPETSTAFTSTPGTSTGLTSTPLTSTSASTTSSEASTASSTSPGTSTGLTTTPMTSTVASTTSSETSTASSTTPGTSTGLTSTPVSSTVGSTTSPETSTAFTSTPGTSTGLTSTPGTSTSASTTSAETSTASSTTAGTSTGLTSTPGTSTAASTTSSETSTASSSTPVTSTGVTSSPVTSAPASTTSAETSTASSTTQATSMGLTSTPGTSTAASTTSDETSTASSSTPGTSTGLTSPPLTSTVASTTSSETSTASSTAPGTSIGLTSTPGTSTAASTTSAETSTASTTTSGTSTGLTSTPLTSTVASTTSSETSAASSTSPGTSTGLTSTPRTSTAASTTSAETSTAYSTTPGTSSGLTSTPVTTTTAATTSPETSTASSTSPGTSTGLTSTHMTSTVASTTSSETSTASSSTPGTSTVLTSTLGTLTVASTMTQETSTASSTSPGTSTVLTSTPLTSTTASTTSSETSTASSSTPGTSTGLTSTPLTSTSASTTSSEASTASSTSPGTSTGLTTTPMTSTVASTTSSETSTASSTTPGTSTGLTSTPVSSTVASTTSPETSTAFTSTPGTSTGLTSTPGTSTAASTTSAETSTASSTTAGTSTGLTSTPGTSTSASTTSSETSTASSSTLVTSTGVTSSPVTSAPASTTSAETSTISSTTQPTSTGLTSTPGTSTAASTTSAETSTASTTTSGTSTGLTSTPLISTVASTTSSETSTASSTSPGTSTGPTTTPLTSTSASTTSAETSTASSTTAGTSTGFTSTPGTSTAASTTSSETSTASSSTPVTSTGVTSSPVTSAPASITSAETSTISSTIQATSTGLTSTAGTSTAASTTSAETSTASTTTSGTSTGTSTVLTSTPVTSTSASTTAFETSTASTSTPGTTTGLSSTQVTPTVTSTTSQETSLAPSTTPGTSTGLTSTPLSSTVASTTSSSTSMASSTTPGTSTGFTSTPVTSSTASITSGLSSSPFTTTETTSTGVTSTTTTPTTTTTPTTTTTSTPTTTTTTTTTTTSPTTTTTTTTTTVPAVVCQNGGTYDSIKCLCLPDFYGPLCEFSSDSITTDLPIEGTIVANVELVVTVTNFNYTEELQDPFSQAYEDFVRHFRQEMAKIYGSVPGYEGVKILRIGPATSSRQGARVRRASVSLPVGTGLEVEHEVIFRTIASPNMTEEFQEKTEKLVQKLQETAESQGDCKHDLSVVCLVVSSSPVVKNMTESPSLDGEARVPPRTPHVPP from the exons ATGACCTCCACAGTTGCCTCCACAACCTCTTCcgagacctccacggcctcctcaACCACTCCAGGGACCTCCACAGGACTCACATCAACCCCTGTGAGCTCCACAGTGGCCTCCACTACGTCACctgagacctccacggcctTTACTTCCactccaggcacctccacaggcctcacctccactccgGGGACCTCCACAgcggcctccaccacctcagctgagacctccacAGCCTCCAGTACAACTGCAGGCACCTCCACTGGCCTCACTTCAACACCAGGCACCTCCACAtctgcctccaccacctcctccgaaacctccacggcctcctctTCTACTCCGGTCACCTCCACAGGTGTCACCTCCAGCCCCGTGACCTCTGCACcggcctccaccacctcagctgagacctcTACCATCTCCAGCACAATTCAAGCAACATCCACGGGCCTCACCTCCACTGCGGGGACCTCCACAGTGGCCTCCACCACGTCAGAtgagacctccacggcctccacTACAACTTCCGGCACCTCCACGGGCCTCACCTCCACACCATTGACCTCCACagtggcctccaccacctcttccGAAACCTCCACGGCCTCATCAACATCTCCAGGtacctccacaggcctcacctccactcctttgacctccacagtggcctccaccacatcagctgagacctccacggcctccacTACAACTTCCggcacctccacaggcctcacctccactccgGGGACCTCCACAGCGGCCTCCGCCACCTCAGCTGAGACATCCATGGCCTACAGTACAACTCCAGGCACCTCCAGCGGCCTGACCTCCACTCCAGTGACCACTACCACGGCTGCCACAACCTCCCCAGAGACTTCCACAGCGTCCTCAACATCTCCAGGaacctccacaggcctcacctccacaCACATGACCTCCACTGTTGCCTCCACCACGACCCAGGAGACCTCCATGGCCTCATCAACATCTCCAGGTACCTCCACTGTCCTCACCTCCACTGCTTTGACCTCCACAACGGCCTCTACCACCTCCTCAGAGACCTCAACAGCCTCCAGCACAactccaggcacctccacaggcctcacctccactccttTGACCTCCACATccgcctccaccacctcctcagAGGCCTCCACAGCGTCCTCAACATCTCCAGGCACTTCCACGGGTCTGACCACCACACCCATGACCTCCACAGTTGCCTCCACAACCTCTTCcgagacctccacggcctcctcaACCACTCCAGGGACCTCCACAGGACTCACATCAACCCCTGTGAGCTCCACAGTGGCCTCCACTACGTCACctgagacctccacggcctTTACTTCCactccaggcacctccacaggcctcacctccactccgGGGACCTCCACAgcggcctccaccacctcagctgagacctccacAGCCTCCAGTACAACTGCAGGCACCTCCACTGGCCTCACTTCAACACCAGGCACCTCCACagtggcctccaccacctcctccgaaacctccacggcctcctctTCTACTCCGGTCACCTCCACAGGCGTCACCTCCAGCCCCGTGACCTCTGCACcggcctccaccacctcagctgagacctcTACCGTCTCCAGCACAACTCAACCAACATCCATgggcctcacctccactctgGGGACCTCCACAGCTGCCTCCACCACGTCAGAtgagacctccacggcctccacTACAACTTCCggcacctccacaggcctcacctccactccgGGGACCTCCACAgcggcctccaccacctcagctgagacctccacAGCCTCCAGTACAACTGCAGGCACCTCCACTGGCCTCACTTCAACACCAGGCACCTCCACAgcggcctccaccacctcctccgaaacctccacggcctcctctTCTACTCCGGTCACCTCCACAGGTGTCACCTCCAGCCCCGTGACCTCTGCACcggcctccaccacctcagctgagacctcTACCATCTCCAGCACAATTCAAGCAACATCCACGGGCCTCACCTCCACTGCGGGGACCTCCACAGTGGCCTCCACCACGTCAgctgagacctccacggcctccacTACAACTTCCGGCACCTCCACGGGCCTCACCTCCACACCATTGACCTCCACagtggcctccaccacctcttccGAAACCTCCACGGCCTCATCAACATCTCCAG gcctcacctccactccaCGGACCTCCACAGCGGCCTCCACCACATCAgctgagacctccacggcctACAGTACAACTCCAGGCACCTCCAGCGGCCTGACCACCACTCCAGTGACCACTACCACggctgccaccacctccccagaGACTTCCACAGTGTCCTCAACATCTCCAGGAACCTCCACAGTACTCACCTCCACACACATGACCTCCACTgtggcctccaccacctcttctgagacctccacggcctcctctTCCACGCCAGGAACCTCCACAGTACTCACCTCCACTCTGGGGACCTCGACTGTGGCCTCCACCATGACCCAggagacctccacggcctcctcaACATCTCCAGGAACCTCCACTGTCCTCACCTCCACTCCTTTGACCTCCACAACGGCCTCTACCACCTCCTCAGAGACCTCAACAGCCTCCAGTTCAactccaggcacctccacaggcctcacctccactccttTGACCTCCACAtctgcctccaccacctcctcagAGGCCTCCACAGCATCCTCAACATCTCCAGGCACTTCCACGGGTCTGACCACCACACCCATGACCTCCACAGTTGCCTCCACAACCTCTTCcgagacctccacggcctcctcaACCACTCCAGGGACCTCCACAGGACTCACATCAACCCCTGTGAGCTCCACAGTGGCCTCCACTACGTCACctgagacctccacggcctTTACTTCCactccaggcacctccacaggcctcacctccactccttTGACCTCCACATCTGCCTCAACCACCTCCTCAGAGGCCTCCACAGCGTCCTCAACATCTCCAGGCACTTCCACGGGTCTGACCACCACACCCATGACCTCCACAGTTGCCTCCACAACCTCTTCcgagacctccacggcctcctcaACCACTCCAGGGACCTCCACAGGACTCACATCAACCCCTGTGAGCTCCACAGTGGGCTCCACTACGTCACctgagacctccacggcctTTACTTCCactccaggcacctccacaggcctcacctccactccgGGGACCTCCACATCTgcctccaccacctcagctgagacctccacAGCCTCCAGTACAACTGCAGGCACCTCCACTGGCCTCACTTCAACACCAGGCACCTCCACAgcggcctccaccacctcctccgaaacctccacggcctcctctTCTACTCCGGTCACCTCCACAGGCGTCACCTCCAGCCCCGTGACCTCTGCACcggcctccaccacctcagctgagacctcTACCGCCTCCAGCACAACTCAAGCAACATCCATgggcctcacctccactccgGGGACCTCCACAGCTGCCTCCACCACGTCAGAtgagacctccacggcctcctcttccactccaggaacctccacAGGACTCACCTCCCCACCACTGACCTCCACAGTTGCCTCTACCACCTCCTCAGAGACCTCAacagcctccagcacagctccagggaCCTCGATtggcctcacctccactccgGGGACCTCCACAGCGGCCTCCACCACATCAgctgagacctccacggcctccacTACAACTTCCggcacctccacaggcctcacctccacaCCATTGACCTCCACagtggcctccaccacctcttccGAAACCTCCGCGGCCTCATCAACATCTCCAGGtacctccacaggcctcacctctACTCCACGGACCTCCACAgcggcctccaccacctcagctgagacctccacggcctACAGTACAACTCCAGGCACCTCCAGCGGCCTGACCTCCACTCCAGTGACCACTACCACggctgccaccacctccccagaGACTTCCACAGCGTCCTCAACATCTCCGGGaacctccacaggcctcacctccacaCACATGACCTCCACTgtggcctccaccacctcttctgagacctccacggcctcctctTCCACGCCAGGAACCTCCACAGTACTCACCTCCACTCTGGGGACCTTGACTGTGGCCTCCACCATGACCCAggagacctccacggcctcaTCAACATCTCCAGGAACCTCCACTGTCCTCACCTCCACTCCTTTGACCTCCACAACGGCCTCTACCACCTCCTCAGAGACCTCAACAGCCTCCAGTTCAactccaggcacctccacaggcctcacctccactccttTGACCTCCACAtctgcctccaccacctcctcagAGGCCTCCACAGCATCCTCAACATCTCCAGGCACTTCCACGGGTCTGACCACCACACCCATGACCTCCACAGTTGCCTCCACAACCTCTTCcgagacctccacggcctcctcaACCACTCCAGGGACCTCCACAGGACTCACATCAACCCCTGTGAGCTCCACAGTGGCCTCCACTACGTCACctgagacctccacggcctTTACTTCCactccaggcacctccacaggcctcacctccactccgGGGACCTCCACAgcggcctccaccacctcagctgagacctccacAGCCTCCAGTACAACTGCAGGCACCTCCACTGGCCTCACTTCAACACCAGGCACCTCCACAtctgcctccaccacctcctccgaaacctccacggcctcctctTCTACTCTGGTCACCTCCACAGGTGTCACCTCCAGCCCCGTGACCTCTGCACcggcctccaccacctcagctgagacctcTACCATCTCCAGCACAACTCAACCAACATCCAcgggcctcacctccactccgGGGACCTCCACAGCGGCCTCCACCACATCAgctgagacctccacggcctccacTACAACTTCCGGCACCTCCACGGGCCTCACCTCCACACCATTGATCTCCACagtggcctccaccacctcttccGAAACCTCCACGGCCTCATCAACATCTCCAG GGACCTCCACCGGCCCCACCACCACACCTTTGACCTCCACATCTGCCTCCACCACATCAGCTGAGACCTCCACAGCCTCCAGTACAACTGCAGGCACCTCCACTGGCTTCACTTCAACACCAGGCACCTCCACAgcggcctccaccacctcctccgaaacctccacggcctcctctTCTACTCCGGTCACCTCCACAGGTGTCACCTCCAGTCCCGTGACCTCTGCACCGGCCTCCATcacctcagctgagacctcTACCATCTCCAGCACAATTCAAGCAACATCCACGGGCCTCACCTCCACTGCGGGGACCTCCACAGCGGCCTCCACCACATCAgctgagacctccacggcctccacTACAACTTCCGGCACCTCCACGG gaacctccacTGTCCTCACCTCCACACCAGTGACCTCCACATCAGCCTCTACAACCGCATTtgagacctccacggcctccacTTCTACTCCAGGGACCACCACAGGCCTCAGCTCCACTCAAGTGACCCCAACAGtcacctccaccacctcccaAGAGACCTCCTTGGCCCCCAGTACAACTCCAGGaacctccacaggcctcactTCAACACCTCTGAGTTCCACGGTGGCCTCCACCACGTCCTCTTCCACCTCCATGGCCTCCTCAACCACTCCAGGGACCTCCACAGGCTTCACCTCCACTCCCGTGACTTCCTCAACGGCCTCCATCACGTCTGGATTGTCTTCTTCTCCGTTTACCACCACTGAAACCACCTCAACTGGTGTCACTTCCACTACCACCACCCCAACGACCACCACCACgccaaccaccaccaccaccagcaccccaaCGACCACCACCACAacgaccaccaccaccaccagcccaACGaccacaaccaccaccaccaccaccaccgttCCTGCAG TGGTCTGCCAGAACGGAGGCACCTATGACTCCATCAAGTGCCTCTGCCTCCCCGACTTCTACGGCCCCTTGTGCGAGTTCTCCAGTGACTCCATCACCACTGACCTCC CCATCGAGGGGACGATCGTGGCCAACGTGGAGCTGGTGGTGACCGTCACCAACTTCAATTACAcggaggagctgcaggacccCTTCTCGCAGGCCTACGAGGACTTCGTGAGGCATTTTCGGCAGGAG ATGGCCAAGATCTACGGCTCCGTGCCCGGCTATGAGGGCGTGAAGATCCTCCGCATCGGGCCGGCGAcctccagcaggcagggagcccgGGTGCGCAGGGCCTCTGTGTCCCTCCCCGTGGGCACCGGCCTCGAGGTGGAGCACGAGGTCATCTTCAGAACCATCGCCAGCCCCAACATGACTGAGGAGTTCCAGGAGAAGACGGAGAAGCTGGTGCAGAAGCTTCAGGAGACCGCCGAAAGCCAGGGCGACTGCAAGCACGACCTCT CCGTCGTCTGCCTTGTGGTGTCGTCCAGCCCCGTCGTCAAGAACATGACAGAGTCCCCTTCGCTTGATGGTGAGGCCAGGGTGCCCCCACGGACCCCCCATGTGCCCCCCTGA
- the LOC121063217 gene encoding mucin-3B-like, producing MRGEVNTTLVTPPARNTTLLTPPESNVTVVDPPESNKTIMTPPGGNTTFLPPPEIETTAPTPLESNTTTAPPTHGEVNATFVTPPGRNTTLLPPPESNVTVLAPLESNTTFLAPPESKTTEPTPLESNATMHWEVNTTLVTPPKSNVTPPTAPTNMAATTGTPPSPPSTTGVTTVTNSTVSDMICLFLPHGSSPPAITCLNGGVANRTECLCPPGFSGLTCERPDAAARCAAGSTAVGDRCVCPPGLSGRRCDIRDEATACQHGGTAVGTECYCPPGFKGPRCERRGATTTTMTMTTTMTMTTTSTAMPARPTTKATPRSTRRTTTTAIPTTADPCLNGGYWTGTICLCPPNVDGAYCQFGASTINITAELGPSVALMARVTNRRFSGDMGDTSSAAFRSFADEFSRTMDRVYQNVSGYRGTRVLALTEGSVVVNYKVLLQPPAGGQANASLGQRTRELLEASNAAIQPQNCSEGGEGLCFGALASRRAFAAAPELNTTELCRKYTPANFSHFYYPYWMKNSLLCVTNCTLNVPGTIDCGPGLCRVTLDGPRCL from the exons ATGCGTGGGGAAGTCAACACAACACTCGTGACCCCCCCAGCAAGGAATACAACGCTCCTGACCCCCCCAGAAAGTAATGTCACAGTCGTGGACCCCccagaaagcaacaaaacaatCATGACCCCCCCAGGAGGCAACACCACATTTCTGCCCCCCCCTGAAATTGAAACCACGGCACCAACGCCCTTGGAAAGCAACACAACAACCGCGCCGCCAACACATGGGGAAGTAAACGCAACATTTGTGACCCCCCCAGGGAGAAACACAACACTCCTGCCCCCCCCCGAAAGCAATGTCACAGTTCTGGCACCCCTAGAAAGCAACACGACGTTCCTGGCCCCCCCAGAAAGCAAAACCACGGAGCCAACACCCTTGGAAAGCAACGCAACGATGCATTGGGAAGTCAACACAACGCTCGTGACCCCCCCCAAAAGCAACGTCACCCCTCCGACCGCCCCCACCAACATGGCGGCCACCACAGGGACAcccccgtcccctcccagcaccaccGGTGTCACCACTGTCACCAACAGCACTGTCTCGGACATGATCTGCCTCTTCCTGCCACATGGGTCCAGCCCTCCGGCCA TCACCTGCCTCAACGGCGGCGTCGCCAACCGCACCGAGTGCCTCTGCCCGCCCGGCTTCTCCGGCCTCACCTGCGAGAGGCCAGACGCCGCCGCCCGCTGTGCCGCCGGCAGCACCGCCGTGGGTGACCGCTGCGTCTGCCCCCCGGGGCTGTCGGGACGCCGCTGCGACATCCGCGACGAGGCCACCGCCTGCCAGCACGGGGGCACGGCCGTGGGCACTGAGTGCTATTGCCCCCCGGGCTTCAAAGGGCCCCGGTGCGAGAGGCGAGGTGCCACCACCACGACCATGACCATGACCACGACCATGACCATGACCACCACCAGCACCGCAATGCCCGCTCGCCCTACCACCAAGGCCACGCCGAGGAGCACCAGGAgaaccaccaccaccgccaTCCCTACCACCGCAG aCCCCTGCCTGAATGGGGGGTACTGGACGGGGACCATTTGCCTGTGTCCCCCCAACGTGGACGGAGCCTACTGCCAGTTTGGGGCCTCGACCATCAACATCACAGCGG AGCTGGGTCCCAGCGTGGCGCTGATGGCGCGCGTCACCAACCGCCGCTTCTCCGGGGACATGGGGGACACCTCGTCCGCCGCCTTCCGCAGCTTCGCGGATGAGTTCAGCCGGACG ATGGATCGGGTCTACCAGAATGTCTCCGGCTACCGTGGCACCCGGGTGCTGGCTCTGAC GGAAGGCAGCGTGGTGGTGAACTACAaagtcctgctgcagcctccagccgGGGGCCAAGCCAACGCCAGCCTCGGCCAGAGGACtagggagctgctggaggcttCGAACGCAGCCATCCAGCCCCAAAACTGCAGCGAAGGAgggg AAGGGCTCTGCTTTGGTGCGCTTGCCTCCCGGAGGGCCTTCGCCGCTGCACCGGAGCTCAACACCACCG agctctgccgGAAGTACACGCCGGCCAACTTCAGCCACTTCTACTACCCCTACTGGATGAAGAACAGCCTCCTCTGCGTCACCAACTGCACCCTCAACGTCCCCGGCACCATCGACTGTGGCCCTGGGCTGTGCCGGGTGACATTGGATGGGCCCCGCTGCTTGTGA